GTCAGTGCATATTGAATAGGCAGCTTCATATCTGGAAGTCCCAGCTGTGCAATCACAGCGCCGTCAACATATTCTACTGCAGAATGTATAATGCTTTGCGGATGCACGCATACCTCTATTGCTTCCGGCATTATATCAAACAGCCACCTGGCCTCGATTACCTCAAGACCCTTGTTCATAAGTGTAGCTGAGTCTATTGTAATTTTTCTGCCCATTGACCAGTTGGGATGCTTCAAGGCATCCGCAATTGTAACATTCCTAAGCTCCTCCATAGTTTTAGTCCTGAAAGGCCCACCGGAAGCCGTAAGTATAATTTTGGATACTTCACTATGTCTACTGCTGTCTAAACTCTGGAATATTGCAGAATGCTCACTATCTACCGGGAGCATCGACACTCTGCACCGCTTAACTTCTTCGGTAATGATTCTGCCAGCAGTAACCAGCGTCTCTTTATTGGCAAGTGCTATGTTCTTGCCTGATTTTATGGCATTATATGTAGGAATCAGCCCTGCTATACCTACAATTGCAGAAAGAACAGTATCGCATTTCTCTGCAGTTGCAGCTTCTACAACGCCTTCCAATCCTGCTGTTATATGTGTCAGGCCGCCTATACGCCTTTTTAGCTCCTCGTATTGGGATTCATCTCCTATAGCAACCATCTCTGGTCTGAATTCCCTTACCTGAGCTTCCAGCAGGTCAATATTGGAATTGGCTGCCAAAGCTTCAACTTTGAATTTTTGATTGTTTTCCCTTACTATCTCCAAGGTCTGAGTGCCTATAGACCCAGTCGACCCTAGTATAGATAATGTTTTCATGTTTATCTCCTAACCTAAATCCTCGAATTATGTATAGGCGAACACTGTTCGCCCCTAGTGCGGAACGCATACAATGCGTTCCCTACACCCCGCACCAGCCCTATATCATATCTCCAACAAGTACAAAGTAGTAATAGATTATCGGTGCAGTAAACAAAATACTATCAAATCTATCAAGTATTCCTCCGTGTCCCGGAATAATATTTCCAAAATCCTTAACGCCAGTGTATCTTTTTATATATGATGCGGCTAAATCTCCGAGCTCTGATGCGATGCCACATAGAAATCCCGTAATTACATAATGTACGATTTTTATATCTACACCAAAACTGCTTATTATAAGACCCGCAAGAGTACTTAAAAGAACGGAACCGACAATACCGCCTAATGCTCCCTCTACAGTCTTCTTAGGGCTGATCCTGGGGGAAAGCTTCACTTTACCCATGTAAACCCCAACAAAATACGCGAAAGTATCGGTAAACCATGCAGTCAAGAATGGCAGCCACAGTATTATGTTTCCATATCTAAGCTTTTCTATGAAAAGAAGGTGGCTGAATAGAAATGGTATATAAACAATCCCCAGAAGAGTTATAGATATTTCTGTTATATTATGCTTTTGTGTAAGTATTTCATATGTGAATAAGATCATAACTGAAAAAACAATGAGAAACCCAGGCCTATCAAAGGTAATGGGCATAAGAAACATAATATAGTACACTATAACTGCAATATATCCAAAAATTCTATTAGTTTTAATAGCTATGTTGTTCATTGCCCTATAATACTCGAAAAGACCTACTAATGAGACTGCTGTGACAAAAAAATATAGATACAGCCCCTTAAAATACAAAACAAATAATATAAGTGGTATTCCAAGAATCGCACTTAATACCCTTATCTTTAACATTTTTACCTCCACTACTTCAACGCGCCAAAACGTCTGTCCCTGCTTTGATACTCTTTTATAGCCGTACGAAGTACCTTTTCATCAAAGTCTGGCCAAAGCTGATCGACAAAAACCAGCTCGCTGTATGCCCCCTGCCAAAGCAGAAAATTGCTTATCCTCTGTTCCCCACTAGTTCTAATTATCAAATCGGGGTCAGGATCACTGCCCGTATATAGATACTTTGCAAGTAATGCCTCATCAACAGCTTCACTATCTATGCTTCCATCACTTACCCCCTGTATAAGCTTTTTGCAGGCATATAATATCTCGGCTCTGCCCCCATAATTCAATGCAATGTTGAATTGCAGCCCTTCGTTATTTTCAGTAAGCTTAAGGGCTTCTTTAATCTCTTTTCTTGTCTGATTGGGAAGTATGTCCACTTCTCCAAGTAATTTAATCTTTACCTTGTTATTATGAAGTGCATTTACTTCCTTTCTCATATACTCCACCAGCAGGTTCATAAGATAGCTTACTTCATCTTGAGGACGTCTCCAATTTTCTGTAGAAAAGGCATAGACGGTCAATATCTTTATGCCCAAGTCGCTGCAGGCTCTTACTGTTTCCTTGATGGCCTCCATGCCAGCCTTATGTCCCACGACTCTTGGCAGGCCCTTTTTTTGTGCCCAACGCCCATTGCCATCCATTATTATAGCGATATGTTTTGGAAGCCTATTCATATCAATTTCTACCAGCATCCAAAAACCTCCTTCATTAAGAACCCACATATAAATAAATTCTCAATCTTAAAAAAATATCCCTCAAAATGAGGGAAACTATTTAAATAGACTATATTGAACGCATATAAGTAATCCTCTAGTGCATTGTGCGTATTCAATAACAATCAAGGTAACATTTCGCGAAACATGAATTACTAATGTAAAGTGTTTTTCGCGAAATATGTTGTAGTAAGTTTTATTTCGTCATTTATTACTCTTTGTCTGACAACAACAGGTGTATTTCCCTGTCTTTCTTTTTTTTTATCTTCGTAGGGTGTTGATGTTGAATCAATTATAATATTCTGCTTGCCACCTATTAGTTGAAGAGCCTTATCCAGCTTATATCCTATTACTAGAGGTATTTTACTCAAGTATATTAGACCTCCATTATTTCCTTTTCTTTTATTGCCATTGCACTATCCGATTCCTTAATGCATTTATCTGTCATCTTCTGTATATCTTCTTCAGACTTTTTAAGTACATCTTCGGTTATTTCTCCATCTTTCTTAAGCTTCTTAAGATGTTCATTGGCATCACGTCGAATATTTCTTATAGCTACCTTGGCATCCTCACCAAGCTTCTTAATTACTTTCACCAGATCTTTTCTTCTTTCCTCTGTGAGCTGTGGTACAACAAGTCTAATCATCTTTCCATCATTTGAAGGATTGATGCCCAAATCTGACTTTAGTATAGCTTTTTCAATGCTTGGAATAGACTTGGTATCCCATGGTGTTATGGTAAGTACCCTTGGTTCCGGGGCAGCTAAGTTTGCCAGCTGGTTTAAAGGTGTAACTGTTCCGTAGTATTCTACAGTTATCCGATCCAAAAGACTAGGATTTGCACGTCCTGCCTTCAGTGTAGCGAGCTCGTGCCTCAATACGCTCAGGGTCTTTTCCATTTTATCCTGCATGCCTTTTTCAATATCCTTAACCATTTGCTAATCCTCCTTTACTACTGTGCCTATCTCTTCACCCATAACTGCTCTAATTATATTATCAGGGTTTTTGAGGTCAAATACAAGTATTGGTATTTTATTATCCCTGCATAAGGATGCTGCTGTAGAATCCATTACGCCTAATCCCTTGTTTATTACATCAATATATGATATCTTATCAAATTTCTTGGCATCTTTGTTTGTAACCGGATCGCAGTCATATACACCGTCAACTTTTTTGGCCATCAGTATAATATCTGCTTCAATTTCTGCAGCTCTAAGGGCAGCTGTAGTATCAGTAGAGAAATATGCGTTGCCTATGCCGGATGCAAATATCACTACTCTTCCTTTTTCCAAATGCCTTATCGCTTTTCTTCTTATATACGGTTCTGCAATCTGTCTCATCTCAATGGCTGTCTGCACACGTGTAGGCACGTTTATTCCTTCTAAGGCATCCTGCATTGC
This portion of the Clostridia bacterium genome encodes:
- a CDS encoding phosphatidate cytidylyltransferase; the protein is MLKIRVLSAILGIPLILFVLYFKGLYLYFFVTAVSLVGLFEYYRAMNNIAIKTNRIFGYIAVIVYYIMFLMPITFDRPGFLIVFSVMILFTYEILTQKHNITEISITLLGIVYIPFLFSHLLFIEKLRYGNIILWLPFLTAWFTDTFAYFVGVYMGKVKLSPRISPKKTVEGALGGIVGSVLLSTLAGLIISSFGVDIKIVHYVITGFLCGIASELGDLAASYIKRYTGVKDFGNIIPGHGGILDRFDSILFTAPIIYYYFVLVGDMI
- a CDS encoding isoprenyl transferase; the protein is MLVEIDMNRLPKHIAIIMDGNGRWAQKKGLPRVVGHKAGMEAIKETVRACSDLGIKILTVYAFSTENWRRPQDEVSYLMNLLVEYMRKEVNALHNNKVKIKLLGEVDILPNQTRKEIKEALKLTENNEGLQFNIALNYGGRAEILYACKKLIQGVSDGSIDSEAVDEALLAKYLYTGSDPDPDLIIRTSGEQRISNFLLWQGAYSELVFVDQLWPDFDEKVLRTAIKEYQSRDRRFGALK
- a CDS encoding 1-deoxy-D-xylulose-5-phosphate reductoisomerase, with the protein product MKTLSILGSTGSIGTQTLEIVRENNQKFKVEALAANSNIDLLEAQVREFRPEMVAIGDESQYEELKRRIGGLTHITAGLEGVVEAATAEKCDTVLSAIVGIAGLIPTYNAIKSGKNIALANKETLVTAGRIITEEVKRCRVSMLPVDSEHSAIFQSLDSSRHSEVSKIILTASGGPFRTKTMEELRNVTIADALKHPNWSMGRKITIDSATLMNKGLEVIEARWLFDIMPEAIEVCVHPQSIIHSAVEYVDGAVIAQLGLPDMKLPIQYALTYPERLPIGGKKLSLTDIGSLNFYKPDIEKFKCLGLAFRALFMGDSACVVLNGANEEAVRLFLDGKISFLDIGCLIEKTLDKHKVMNNMNIDDVVALDRWSRETLLSLYQVGCIR
- the frr gene encoding ribosome recycling factor: MVKDIEKGMQDKMEKTLSVLRHELATLKAGRANPSLLDRITVEYYGTVTPLNQLANLAAPEPRVLTITPWDTKSIPSIEKAILKSDLGINPSNDGKMIRLVVPQLTEERRKDLVKVIKKLGEDAKVAIRNIRRDANEHLKKLKKDGEITEDVLKKSEEDIQKMTDKCIKESDSAMAIKEKEIMEV
- the pyrH gene encoding UMP kinase; translation: MSDVKYKRVILKISGEALAGDKASGLNHDTLLSIAERIKTLRELQVEVAIVVGGGNFWRGRSGEGMDRTTADHMGMLATVINALAMQDALEGINVPTRVQTAIEMRQIAEPYIRRKAIRHLEKGRVVIFASGIGNAYFSTDTTAALRAAEIEADIILMAKKVDGVYDCDPVTNKDAKKFDKISYIDVINKGLGVMDSTAASLCRDNKIPILVFDLKNPDNIIRAVMGEEIGTVVKED